Proteins encoded within one genomic window of Bombina bombina isolate aBomBom1 chromosome 1, aBomBom1.pri, whole genome shotgun sequence:
- the LOC128666652 gene encoding splicing factor U2AF 65 kDa subunit-like encodes MSDFDEFERQLNENKQERDKENRHRKRSHSRSRSRERKRRSRSRDRRAREQRSGSRDRRRRSRSPRHEKKKKICKYWDVPPPGFEHITPIQYKAMQAAGQIPATALLPTMTPDGLAVTPTPVPVVGSQMTRQARRLYVGNIPFGITEEAMMDVFNAQMRLRGLTQAPGNPVLAVQINQDKNFAFLEFRSVDETTQAMAFDGIIFQGQSLKIRRPHDYQPLPGMSENPSVYVPGVVSTVVPDSAHKLFIGGLPNYLNDDQVKELLTSFGPLKAFNLVKDSATGLSKGYAFCEYVDINVTDQAIAGLNGMQLGDKNLLVQRASVGAKNATLSTINQTPVTLQVPGLMSSQVQMGCHPTEVLCLMNMVLPEELLDDDEYEEIVEDVRDECSKYGIVKSIEIPRPVDGVEVPGCGKMRLNRPIAPYNATIQGKNAGAVDGRPETVIAGFTASNI; translated from the coding sequence ATGTCGGATTTCGACGAGTTTGAGCGGCAGCTGAACGAAAACAAACAAGAGCGTGATAAAGAGAATCGCCACAGAAAACGCAGTCATAGTCGCTCTAGAAGTCGTGAGCGAAAACGTCGAAGCCGCAGTAGAGATAGGAGAGCAAGAGAACAACGCAGTGGCTCTAGGGACAGGAGGCGGCGCAGCCGCTCCCCAAGACATGAGAAGAAAAAGAAGATTTGCAAATACTGGGATGTCCCCCCTCCTGGTTTTGAGCATATCACACCAATACAGTATAAAGCCATGCAAGCTGCAGGGCAGATTCCTGCTACAGCTCTCCTTCCAACGATGACACCGGATGGATTGGCTGTAACTCCCACCCCCGTACCTGTTGTTGGCAGTCAGATGACCAGACAAGCCCGTCGTCTTTATGTTGGAAATATTCCTTTTGGCATCACTGAGGAAGCAATGATGGACGTTTTTAATGCCCAAATGCGCCTTCGTGGTTTGACCCAAGCACCAGGCAACCCGGTGTTGGCTGTGCAAATAAATCAAGACAAGAACTTTGCTTTCCTTGAGTTTCGCTCTGTTGATGAGACAACACAGGCAATGGCCTTTGATGGCATAATTTTTCAGGGCCAGTCACTTAAAATTCGTCGTCCTCATGATTATCAGCCCTTGCCTGGCATGTCTGAAAACCCGTCCGTGTATGTCCCAGGGGTGGTATCCACTGTTGTCCCAGACTCTGCACACAAGCTTTTCATTGGAGGTTTACCCAACTATCTGAATGATGACCAGGTTAAAGAATTACTTACATCTTTTGGCCCATTAAAGGCCTTTAATTTGGTAAAAGACAGCGCCACAGGCCTTTCAAAGGGATATGCCTTCTGTGAATATGTGGATATAAATGTCACAGATCAGGCCATTGCAGGTCTAAATGGGATGCAATTAGGGGACAAGAATCTGTTGGTACAGAGGGCAAGTGTTGGAGCCAAGAATGCAACTCTGAGCACAATAAATCAGACCCCTGTTACTCTTCAGGTTCCTGGTCTAATGAGCTCCCAGGTGCAAATGGGATGTCATCCAACAGAGGTGTTGTGCCTGATGAATATGGTCTTACCAGAAGAGTTATTGGATGATGATGAATATGAGGAAATTGTTGAGGATGTGAGAGATGAATGTAGCAAATATGGCATTGTGAAATCCATTGAAATACCCCGGCCTGTTGATGGTGTTGAGGTTCCAGGATGTGGCAAGATGAGACTGAACAGACCAATCGCG